In Treponema primitia ZAS-2, a genomic segment contains:
- a CDS encoding pallilysin-related adhesin — MTRKFIKTLTLVIFLFTAIGIAYLYLKPETFFHIQSKKQYQTKIVLPQDPELAGYNGGSDVERMVYEDTMNAKVALKEGEAMVAVLTQDLDGDMVDEQILAYRNVLEMDSPITVTYVDFDDTIGGYRILWSAATAVTRPGTASIYTQDLIGDRSLCILVSGMNSAGEQTLTIFHGMPQEIPPEEAIFSKIAELKIDGSIQVQEAERTQAYQLGLARGQSFTLASYGRDSFSTNILDQVETIYTFNSSSGIYEQERVNRIPGSQIEQRRVRELLNGGKEEFEKFVTGLWYYVSPQGTLDNRQYIYFDPPSREIIFYGEEIQQVFTWQNSSATRHGLYVSSQNISVTTLRRFLDIELESLDSIRVKVFEDVRLKIYVTAPWDGSYRKAGSMDTAAVKTENLTLPYIDASFDGSIGRMAFSSDGSYTLYSGGAIQKRGKYAFFMLDNQELLELRPQSNTGLVHETYRVERNGSSENITLVRIRLGTRGIQELHEAAISLAKISV, encoded by the coding sequence ATGACCAGAAAATTTATAAAAACCCTGACCTTGGTAATTTTTCTGTTCACCGCCATAGGGATCGCCTACCTATACCTAAAGCCGGAGACCTTTTTCCACATCCAGAGTAAAAAGCAGTATCAGACCAAAATCGTGCTTCCCCAGGACCCGGAATTAGCCGGGTATAACGGGGGCAGTGATGTGGAGCGTATGGTTTACGAAGACACCATGAATGCCAAGGTTGCCCTGAAGGAAGGGGAAGCCATGGTAGCTGTCCTTACCCAGGATTTGGATGGGGACATGGTTGATGAACAGATCCTGGCCTACCGGAATGTCCTGGAAATGGACAGCCCCATTACCGTTACCTATGTAGACTTTGACGATACCATAGGCGGATACCGCATACTCTGGAGCGCCGCCACCGCGGTCACACGTCCGGGAACTGCATCGATCTATACCCAGGATCTTATCGGGGACCGCAGTCTCTGTATCCTGGTTAGCGGCATGAACAGCGCCGGTGAGCAAACCCTGACAATTTTCCACGGCATGCCCCAGGAAATACCCCCTGAGGAGGCGATCTTCTCAAAAATCGCCGAGCTGAAGATAGACGGATCCATTCAGGTTCAGGAAGCGGAACGTACCCAGGCTTATCAGCTCGGGCTTGCCCGGGGGCAGAGTTTTACCCTGGCCTCCTATGGCCGGGATTCGTTTTCCACCAACATACTGGATCAGGTAGAGACCATCTACACCTTTAATTCAAGCAGCGGCATTTACGAGCAGGAACGGGTAAACCGGATTCCTGGTTCCCAGATTGAGCAACGCCGGGTACGGGAACTCTTAAACGGGGGCAAAGAGGAATTTGAAAAATTCGTCACCGGACTATGGTATTACGTGAGCCCCCAAGGGACCTTGGACAACAGGCAGTATATCTATTTTGATCCCCCCAGCCGGGAGATCATTTTCTACGGCGAAGAAATACAGCAGGTCTTTACCTGGCAGAATTCCAGCGCCACCCGGCACGGGCTCTATGTTTCCAGTCAGAATATTTCGGTCACCACCCTCAGGCGTTTCCTGGATATTGAACTAGAATCCCTGGACAGCATACGGGTAAAGGTCTTTGAAGATGTGCGGCTGAAGATCTACGTCACTGCCCCCTGGGACGGCTCTTACCGGAAAGCCGGCTCCATGGACACCGCCGCGGTCAAGACGGAAAATTTGACCCTCCCCTATATCGACGCCTCCTTTGACGGATCCATCGGCAGAATGGCCTTTTCCTCCGATGGCAGCTACACCCTGTATTCCGGCGGCGCCATTCAGAAGCGGGGAAAATACGCCTTCTTTATGCTGGACAACCAGGAACTACTGGAACTGCGCCCCCAAAGCAACACCGGGCTCGTCCACGAAACCTACCGGGTCGAGCGCAATGGAAGCTCGGAAAACATTACCCTGGTCAGGATACGCCTGGGAACCCGGGGGATACAGGAACTGCATGAGGCGGCCATCTCCCTGGCGAAGATTAGCGTCTAG
- a CDS encoding ATP-dependent Clp protease ATP-binding subunit, with the protein MSKGLTQRAHRILTIDAQEEARHFNSDQLLPEHVVIALLKEGAGIGCKALMFLRIDLQEFRHTLENEITRMSGLLVYGDVPPSKRTRALLENAAEEARTMGNDYIGTEHILFAAMREQDSPVQLYLNQRAVDTDMLRVVVQTTFSHGSGPEDDFLPPGKMSGAPEGYQSPFLHSRGSGGFPPKPGEEARRSRPDRVKPVNYPPLSATPTLDEYSRDLTALAKLGKLDPVIGRRKEIDRSVRILARRTKNNPVLVGEPGVGKTAIVEGLAQLFSGEDIPEALAGKRILSLDLGSVVAGTKYRGEFEERLKKIMKEIAAARNVILFIDEIHTIIGAGGAEGTIDASNMLKPALSRGDIQCIGATTLGEYRKHFEKDAALERRFQAVQVNEPDTDETLKILKGIQKKYEDHHRVTYTPESVSAAVRLAQRYIIGRFMPDKAIDIMDEAGAMRKLEAGSHPPEVSEIETEIQQLTNEKSALVSVQDYERAAGIRDRVRSLRLRLESLRDAWERSSREERMVVDEGDMRRVVAETTGIPLTRMEEQESRRLLRIEEELHKEVVGQDEAVKRIASSIRRSRAGISSPKRPMGSFIFLGPTGVGKTLLAKRLSEYLFGNEDSLVRIDMSDYMEKHNASRLVGAPPGYVGYEEGGALTERIRRNPYRVVLFDEIEKAHHDVFNLLLQVLEEGELKDHLGHTVNFRNTVIIMTSNAGVREISRDSQLGFASETGIMSIEEIQSAALAELRRLFNPEFINRVDDVVVFHSLTEEQVAAILDLQVGELSQRLGEQGYGIEVLPEAKKILIEQGWDPKYGGRPMRRAIQKELEDPLSLLLLEGNYPFGSLFVADAQDGKISLRPAAKAGGGQMVTEDVLPVTR; encoded by the coding sequence TTGTCAAAAGGTTTAACCCAGCGGGCCCATCGTATATTGACCATCGACGCTCAGGAAGAGGCGCGTCACTTTAATTCGGATCAGCTCCTGCCGGAACATGTGGTAATTGCCCTGCTCAAAGAAGGGGCGGGTATAGGCTGCAAAGCCCTGATGTTCCTCAGAATCGATTTACAGGAATTCCGGCATACCCTAGAAAATGAAATTACCCGGATGAGCGGGCTTCTGGTGTACGGGGACGTTCCTCCTTCCAAACGAACCAGGGCCTTGCTGGAAAATGCCGCCGAAGAAGCCCGGACCATGGGCAATGATTATATTGGCACGGAACACATCCTCTTTGCCGCCATGCGTGAACAGGATTCACCGGTGCAGCTGTACCTGAACCAGCGGGCGGTGGATACAGATATGCTGCGGGTGGTGGTACAGACCACCTTTAGCCACGGCAGCGGACCGGAGGATGATTTTCTCCCCCCGGGCAAGATGTCCGGGGCGCCTGAAGGGTACCAGTCCCCCTTCCTCCACAGCCGGGGCTCCGGGGGCTTTCCGCCGAAACCCGGTGAGGAAGCCAGGCGTTCCCGGCCGGACCGGGTGAAACCGGTAAACTACCCTCCCCTCAGCGCCACCCCTACCCTGGATGAATACTCCCGGGACCTGACCGCTTTGGCAAAACTGGGCAAACTGGATCCGGTGATCGGTAGGCGGAAGGAAATCGACCGGTCGGTGCGTATCCTGGCCCGGCGGACCAAAAACAACCCGGTCCTGGTGGGTGAACCCGGGGTGGGAAAAACCGCCATCGTGGAAGGCCTGGCCCAGCTCTTTTCCGGGGAGGATATCCCGGAAGCTCTGGCGGGAAAACGGATCCTCTCCCTGGACCTGGGCTCCGTGGTTGCGGGAACCAAGTACCGGGGGGAATTTGAGGAACGGCTCAAAAAAATCATGAAGGAAATCGCTGCCGCCCGGAATGTGATCCTCTTTATTGACGAGATCCATACGATTATCGGGGCCGGGGGCGCCGAGGGAACCATTGACGCCTCGAATATGCTCAAGCCCGCCCTTTCCCGGGGGGATATCCAGTGCATAGGCGCCACCACATTGGGGGAATACCGGAAGCACTTTGAAAAAGATGCGGCCCTGGAACGGCGTTTCCAGGCGGTGCAGGTGAATGAACCGGACACCGATGAAACTCTAAAGATACTCAAGGGCATTCAGAAAAAATACGAGGACCATCACCGGGTGACCTACACCCCCGAATCGGTGTCCGCCGCAGTGCGCCTGGCCCAACGCTACATCATAGGCCGGTTTATGCCCGATAAGGCAATCGACATCATGGACGAGGCTGGGGCCATGCGGAAACTGGAAGCGGGAAGCCATCCCCCGGAAGTTTCGGAAATCGAAACGGAAATACAGCAGCTTACCAACGAAAAAAGCGCCCTGGTTTCGGTCCAGGATTATGAACGGGCCGCAGGAATCCGGGACCGGGTACGGAGCCTCAGGCTGCGCCTGGAGTCCCTCAGGGATGCCTGGGAGCGGTCCTCCCGGGAAGAGCGGATGGTGGTGGACGAAGGGGATATGAGGCGGGTAGTTGCTGAAACCACCGGGATACCCCTGACCAGGATGGAAGAGCAGGAGTCCAGGCGGCTCCTGCGTATCGAGGAGGAGCTTCACAAGGAAGTGGTGGGCCAGGACGAAGCGGTAAAGCGCATCGCCTCATCCATACGCCGTTCCCGGGCGGGGATTTCCTCACCCAAGCGGCCCATGGGATCCTTCATCTTCCTGGGCCCCACGGGGGTGGGCAAAACCCTCCTGGCAAAACGGCTTTCCGAATACCTCTTCGGCAACGAGGATTCCCTGGTCCGCATCGATATGTCGGATTATATGGAAAAACACAATGCCTCCCGGCTGGTGGGGGCGCCCCCGGGCTATGTGGGCTACGAGGAAGGGGGCGCCCTGACCGAGCGCATACGCCGCAACCCCTACCGGGTGGTACTCTTTGACGAAATTGAAAAGGCCCATCACGATGTGTTCAACCTGCTTTTGCAGGTGCTGGAAGAAGGGGAACTCAAGGACCACCTGGGGCATACGGTAAATTTCCGGAACACCGTGATCATCATGACCAGCAATGCCGGGGTGCGGGAGATTTCCCGGGATTCCCAGCTGGGCTTTGCCTCGGAGACCGGGATCATGAGCATTGAGGAGATCCAGAGCGCCGCCCTGGCTGAATTGCGCCGGCTTTTCAACCCGGAATTTATCAACCGGGTGGATGATGTGGTGGTCTTTCACTCCCTGACAGAGGAACAGGTGGCGGCCATCCTGGACTTGCAGGTAGGGGAACTTTCCCAGCGGCTTGGGGAACAGGGCTACGGAATAGAAGTGCTGCCTGAGGCAAAAAAAATTCTGATTGAACAGGGCTGGGACCCCAAATACGGGGGCCGTCCCATGCGCCGGGCCATCCAGAAAGAGCTGGAGGACCCCTTGTCACTATTGCTGTTGGAAGGGAACTACCCCTTCGGCTCACTGTTTGTAGCGGATGCTCAGGATGGCAAGATAAGCCTCAGGCCCGCAGCAAAAGCCGGCGGCGGGCAGATGGTAACAGAGGATGTGCTGCCTGTGACCAGGTGA
- a CDS encoding glucose-1-phosphate adenylyltransferase: MAEVLSIVLGGGKGTRLFPLTQARAKPAVPFGGKFRLVDIPISNCINANFRQIYILTQFNSASLHLHLAKAYTFDSFSKGFVEILAAEQTFEHSGWYEGTADAVRKNFVHFRTQNPDYYLILSGDQLYRMDLQDFLQKHKESGAAITIACTPVVRDEASQLGILQANKNKEITEFMEKPGPTKDISDFKVPAELKKDKTTKNDEYLASMGIYIFNASAMESCLDNDYTDFGKEIIPAAIHNLKVNAYVFNGYWEDIGTIRNFYEANLELTTLKPRFDFYDEDRPIYTHIRNLPPSKMNFSNMNQSIAAEGCIITNASIANSIVGVRTIIESGASLNGVICMGADFYETEAQKQQNAEARVPNVGIGKGVIVKGAIIDKNASIGEGCRIGIDDQTRVDGNYGNYYIVDGIIVIPKNTVLYPGTVI, from the coding sequence CCAGGGCCAAACCGGCAGTACCTTTCGGTGGCAAATTTCGCCTGGTTGATATCCCCATCTCGAACTGCATCAACGCCAATTTCAGGCAGATCTACATCCTCACCCAGTTCAACTCCGCATCTCTGCACCTGCACCTTGCCAAGGCCTATACCTTCGATTCCTTTTCCAAGGGCTTCGTGGAGATCCTCGCTGCGGAGCAGACCTTTGAACATTCGGGCTGGTACGAAGGCACCGCCGATGCGGTGCGGAAGAATTTTGTCCATTTCAGGACCCAGAACCCGGACTACTACCTCATACTTTCCGGGGATCAGCTCTACCGCATGGACCTCCAGGACTTTTTGCAGAAGCACAAGGAATCCGGGGCAGCCATAACCATTGCCTGCACCCCGGTGGTCCGGGACGAAGCCAGCCAGCTTGGGATTTTGCAGGCAAACAAGAACAAAGAAATCACGGAATTTATGGAAAAACCCGGCCCCACCAAGGATATTAGCGATTTCAAGGTCCCGGCGGAACTGAAAAAGGACAAAACCACTAAAAACGACGAGTACCTGGCCTCCATGGGCATTTACATTTTCAATGCCTCAGCCATGGAAAGCTGCCTGGACAATGACTATACGGACTTTGGCAAGGAGATCATCCCCGCAGCCATCCATAACCTCAAGGTAAACGCCTATGTGTTCAACGGCTACTGGGAAGACATCGGAACCATACGGAATTTTTACGAGGCGAACCTGGAACTGACCACCCTGAAACCCCGGTTCGACTTTTACGACGAGGACCGGCCCATCTATACCCATATACGGAACCTGCCCCCTTCAAAGATGAATTTCAGCAACATGAACCAGTCCATAGCCGCTGAAGGCTGCATCATCACCAACGCCTCCATAGCCAATTCCATAGTCGGGGTCCGTACCATCATCGAATCCGGGGCCAGCCTCAACGGGGTGATTTGCATGGGCGCGGACTTCTACGAAACAGAAGCCCAGAAGCAGCAGAACGCCGAAGCTCGGGTCCCCAATGTGGGCATAGGCAAGGGCGTCATCGTCAAGGGGGCCATCATCGACAAAAACGCCTCCATCGGCGAAGGCTGCCGCATCGGCATCGACGACCAGACCCGCGTGGACGGCAACTACGGCAACTACTACATCGTGGACGGGATCATCGTTATTCCGAAAAATACCGTGCTGTACCCGGGAACGGTGATTTAG